From one Acipenser ruthenus chromosome 21, fAciRut3.2 maternal haplotype, whole genome shotgun sequence genomic stretch:
- the si:ch211-225b11.4 gene encoding thyroid adenoma-associated protein homolog isoform X1, with protein MLLNASPEKQTQACILFYKNLEVKNVHVDIVGRIIKFLEKLNECVRSSVKRCRERSLDQALQLLQGIAVEELSTLEDSHILPVEQLVLLLQLETVTNSTAFKKLEQITLKIAEVNKPLVKTEIETCMSNIVSTKQILSVKDLQTELVLFSAVCVFLEESCIGREVWRGDLPLLLCKLAESFPWVLEQEASRNGEWGYLTVKVCLQVFQLLPGEVAPLVWAENSNNEAVQSILTYLLQIIRGKTSNRDTRLLAGTAVAMQINTASKTQDGAEAAVSLLQLTNREQLEFCLGSLRVTVSAAVQDGVDRLAVTRALLTCGRKDILVHELASNGTCLLLDVLFPAVSCLCEENLDCHYYTFQVFSSWLQCVKECLEDIWEVTGTRLLTENSSLIQKLTQLIWNNAESPVEGVSEFVYNSFRVLLEIYRLECERFRDTEKPLYTSLLQRVTALPWQAKAKYFPLCALIPYLGTGKVLEHFTELPRHLLNCLSTNYLSPCASEVYKTMIQWQRQELCIEAGNTLLETELVQQWARHWLDTLTVALTSEVTLLQNNTSSYLLPWTLRTFPAAFEVLTASFNLSSPGHLRAWVTLLSAQRMVTAGPLPLEGAVLETLRLGLHSLDDAVRLGALGFLCCSPKTNQALTQLELSLLKEFLPLNLTCDSSPFRQLLQAAVKKALVRIRESCLACLRKGKANSKKGESTTETMEPVSVLSQGVEFVEWLAQLAVSSLAPGLNFQRKKTALLLLAAVLETCTDSWTPDKKKGQPPENMCALINWSRERGCWDFFTESNLLVLLGCLHDGTNEIRELTAELLGKFFPPCFPETLTADLLEHAGKAMCSPRVQEAQAGAIMMKIVYQKSETLCSLVKNNCKERNDSAQDVKSVSFLLYLLCELDDHYITATRDMLQAARTKPIHGVITTLQRYLVEVPDALISIQKATTNGQDILSRLVETVRKISMFLLGVLYGNQSSSSEEQEAPPSFADMGNAIQSLITQGRGLEQQDGGDAVLLSEEHSLILTCCWVSLKEIGILLGSLVEKALAPPTASTGSLLSIEDLKTIAKVFQEILLKCRHWGAVEGCCVGFTKFCSVLLNHHNPDVKAIPRRMLEQGLSVLSTPRSSSVTRRAAGLPMLILCIVVGEDASKSRPLLAHSMSVVLEIAGTPLPDDWDQTLDLQQVCAVHILQTLVRGSGLGVAMLQFATAMTILSLKALSSPCWAMRNAAIQLFSALCARMLGQRRSRDDSSAQNGMSPPAFFTHYPELKGFLLQELQRAGDPGQGSGEGRLRLIPSLHSVLTLLARLQPGVEDEARSLSVFLDPLLRLAGSPIYAVRVMAAKALVAMVSPSEHKTVLLRLAGELPGRKTPCSHNHLHGQLLQIEALLARALDTNELQPDAMQSLVLQFESRAWLVMSSQQCPLIRSAYLRVATMLIRKCSGSFLEHLQEVLTKELHTPTCRLQLGSAVFRQAAARFLCDKAVRTGAAEKADQASQLLMMEDPDIRLAVVTWIAEGQRWKCTPMWNVLKKALKDNLQTVLEERSGEHLKVYLEAFVAVTGVTDREGQIGGGPVPPSEPDTGECVEALLSMLERAQSSPDLLSHALCAASLLLAVSTEAPLLERWCEVLERHSDPDSTETLRLAAARSLQLVGVALVHKALNTPAPHPALARRLVNTGVYLLQDEDPQVRGEAAKFASLVNSLWRKLPGERSCLHIQSSKGLLCLFELLLQEFGAGLETLELFLSHLPESDMGSVLQELEEPESVSLYEQDEANVFAEPAVISQLLLPYLLQLTEKLAFSSDHRERVAHWVTTNTAGILQNMGCCKLWCSRGAAAAPGPLAALGCPRLHSAVTALFVRATVLLHAMEILGEEQAAKTGKGTGTGCTPQRLRSELEETHRLLTQHGIFVPLLHL; from the exons ATGTTACTGAATGCATCGCCAGAGAAGCAAACCCAAGCCTGTATTTTGTTCTACAAAAATTTAGAAGTGAAAAATGTACATGTAGACATCGTTGGCAGAATTATTAAGTTTCTCGAAAAGCTGAACGAATGTGTACG GAGCTCGGTGAAGCGATGCAGAGAGAGAAGCCTGGACCAGGCGCTGCAGCTGTTGCAGGGCATTGCTGTGGAGGAGCTGAGCACACTAGAGGACAGTCACATCCTACCTGTGGAGCAGCTTGTTCTTCTACTGCAGCTGGAAACGGTCACAAACTCCACTGCCTTCAAGAAGCTAGAGCAG ATTACATTGAAGATAGCGGAGGTGAATAAGCCTCTTGTGAAAACAGAGATAGAGACGTGCATGAGCAATATTGTCAGCACCAAGCAG attttatcaGTAAAGGATCTCCAGACAG AGTTGGTGTTGTTTTCGGCAGTGTGCGTGTTTCTGGAAGAGAGCTGTATTGGTCGTGAAGTCTGGAGGGGGGATCTTCCCTTGTTGTTGTGTAAGTTAGCTGAATCATTTCCATGGGTATTGGAACAGGAGGCCTCTAGGAACGGAGAATGGGGCTACCTGACTGTTAAG GTATGCCTGCAGGTGTTTCAGCTCCTGCCTGGAGAGGTGGCTCCCCTGGTCTGGGCAGAGAACTCCAACAATGAGGCTGTGCAGAGCATTCTCACTTACCTGCTGCAGATCATTCGAGGGAAG aCGTCAAACAGAGACACCAGGCTCCTGGCTGGCACTGCAGTAGCAATGCAAATTAACACAGCTTCTAAAACCCAGGATGGAGCAGAGGCAGCAGTCAGCCTATTGCAGCTCACAAACAGAG AGCAGCTGGAGTTCTGCCTGGGCAGTTTGAGGGTGACCGTGTCCGCTGCGGTGCAGGACGGTGTGGACAGGCTGGCTGTGACGAGAGCACTGCTCACCTGCGGCAGGAAGGACATCCTAGTGCACGAGCTGGCATCGAATGGG ACTTGCCTGCTGTTGGATGTCTTGTTCCCAGCTGTGTCTTGCTTGTGTGAGGAGAATCTGGACTGCCATTACTACACCTTCCAAG TGTTTTCTAGCTGGCTGCAATGCGTCAAGGAGTGTCTAGAGGATATctgggaggtgacagggacccgGCTGCTCACAGAGAACTCCAGCTTGATACAGAAATTGACCCAGCTAATCTGGAACAATGCAGAAAGCCCA GTTGAAGGCGTCTCTGAGTTTGTCTACAACTCGTTTCGTGTGCTCTTAGAGATTTATAGACTGGAGTGTGAGCGCTTCAGAGATACAGAAAAGCCCCTTTACACCTCCTTACTGCAACGGGTGACAGCCCTTCCCTGGCAGGCTAAAGCGAAATACTTCCCCCTCTGTGCTCTGATCCCATACCTCGGAACGGGCAAG GTCCTGGAGCATTTCACAGAGCTCCCCCGTCACCTTTTAAACTGCCTCTCCACCAATTACCTGTCTCCGTGCGCCTCTGAGGTCTACAAGACAATGATACAGTGGCAGAGGCAGGAGCTGTGCATTGAGGCAGGCAACACCCTATTGGAAACAGAGCTGGTACAGCAGTGGGCACGGCACTGGCTGGACACCCTGACCGTGGCCTTGACCTCCGAGGTAACCCTCCTGCAGAACAACACCTCCAGCTACCTCCTGCCCTGGACGCTGCGCACGTTCCCGGCTGCCTTCGAGGTCCTGACTGCCAGCTTCAACCTCTCGAGCCCCGGGCACCTCCGTGCATGGGTGACCCTGCTGAGCGCTCAGAGGATGGTGACCGCAGGCCCCCTGCCCCTAGAGGGTGCAGTGCTGGAGACACTGCGTCTCGGGCTGCACTCCCTGGACGATGCCGTGCGTCTGGGTGCCCTGGGCTTCCTCTGCTGCAGCCCCAAGACCAACCAGGCTCTGACGCAGCTGGAGCTGAGCCTGCTGAAAGAGTTCCTCCCCTTGAACCTGACCTGCGACTCGTCCCCCTTCCGGCAGCTACTCCAGGCCGCGGTGAAGAAGGCCCTCGTTCGAATCCGGGAGAGCTGCCTTGCCTGCCTCAGGAAGGGAAAAGCCAACAGCAAGAAAGGGGAGAGCACAACGGAAACCATGGAGCCAGTCAGTGTGCTGTCTCAGGGAGTAG AGTTTGTTGAGTGGCTGGCGCAGTTGGCGGTCTCCTCTCTGGCTCCGGGTCTCAACTTCCAGAGGAAGAAGACGGCACTGCTGCTGCTGGCAGCTGTGCTGGAGACCTGCACCGACAGCTGGACCCCAGACAAGAAGAAAGGGCAGCCGCCAG AGAACATGTGCGCTCTGATAAACTGGTCGAGGGAGAGGGGATGCTGGGACTTTTTCACCGAGTCCAATCTGCTGGTTCTTCTCGGCTGCTTGCACGATGGCACAAACGAG ATCCGAGAGCTGACCGCGGAGCTGCTTGGGAAGTTTTTCCCTCCTTGCTTTCCTGAAACCCTGACAGCCGACCTGCTAGAGCATGCTGGGAAGGCCATGTGCAGCCCCCGAGTGCAAGAAGCCCAGGCCGGAGCTATCATGATGAAGATTGTGTATCAAAA gtCGGAAACTCTTTGTTCACTTGTGAAGAACAATTGTAAAGAGAGGAATGATTCAGCACAAGATGTGAAATCAGTTTCGTTCCTGCTGTACCTGCTGTGTGAGTTAGATGACCATTACATCACAGCGACAAGGGATATGCTGCAGGCTGCTCGGACCAAACCAATTCACG GGGTTATCACTACTCTACAGAGATATTTAGTGGAAGTCCCAGATGCTCTTATTTCAATCCAAAAAGCAACAACAAACGGGCAAGATATACTCTCCAGATTAGTGGAGACAGTCCGGAAGATCAGCATGTTCCTTTTGGGGGTGCTGTATGGAAACCAGAGCAGTTCCTCTGAAGAACAAG AAGCGCCCCCTTCCTTCGCTGACATGGGAAACGCCATCCAGTCTCTGATCACTCAGGGGAGGGGGCTGGAGCAGCAGGATGGGGGCGACGCTGTGCTGCTGTCGGAGGAGCACAGCCTGATTCTCACTTGCTGCTGGGTCTCTCTGAAG gaaATTGGAATTTTGCTTGGCTCACTTGTGGAGAAAGCACTGGCGCCCCCTACTGCATCCACAGGGTCACTGCTCTCAATAGAGGATCTGAAGACAATAGCAAAAGTGTTTCAGGAGATCCTTCTGAAGTGTCGACACTGG GGAGCTGTGGAAGGATGCTGTGTTGGATTCACAAAGTTTTGCTCTGTCCTTCTGAATCATCATAACCCAGACGTGAAGGCCATCCCCAGACGCATGCTGGAGCAG GGCCTGTCGGTATTGAGCACTCCCCGGAGCTCCTCGGTCACACGGCGGGCCGCTGGTTTGCCGATGCTGATCCTGTGCATCGTAGTGGGAGAAGACGCCAGCAAGTCCCGTCCACTGCTGGCTCACAGCATGAGTGTGGTTCTGGAGATCGCAGGTACCCCTCTCCCTGACGACTGGGATCAGACCCTAGACCTGCAACAG gtttgTGCCGTGCATATTCTGCAGACTCTGGTGCGTGGCTCAGGACTAGGAGTAGCCATGTTACAGTTTGCTACTGCAATGACAATCCTGTCTTTGAAAGCGTTGAGCTCCCCCTGCTGGGCAATGAGGAATGCAGCGATCCAGCTCTTCA GTGCTCTGTGTGCTCGAATGCTGGGGCAGAGGCGTAGCCGGGATGACAGTTCTGCACAGAACGGGATGTCTCCCCCGGCGTTCTTCACCCACTACCCCGAGCTGAAGGGCTTCCTCCTGCAGGAGCTGCAGCGCGCCGGAGATCCTGGGCAGGGGTCTGGGGAGGGCAGGCTGCGTCTCATCCCCTCCCTGCACTCCGTGCTCACTCTGCTGGCCAGGCTGCAGCCTGGAGTTGAAGACGAAGCAAG atcgCTTTCGGTTTTTCTTGATCCCCTGCTCCGGCTGGCAGGCAGTCCTATCTACGCAGTGCGAGTCATGGCAGCCAAAGCTTTGGTCGCCATGGTGTCCCCATCCGAGCACAAGACTGTcctgctccgattggctggcgAGTTACCGGGCAGGAAGACCCCCTGCTCTCACAATCACCTGCATGGGCAGCTTCTCCAGATTGAGGCCTTGCTAGCCAGGGCCTTGGACACGAATGA ATTGCAGCCGGATGCCATGCAGTCCCTGGTGCTGCAGTTTGAATCCAGGGCATGGCTGGTGATGTCTTCCCAGCAGTGCCCTCTGATCCGCTCTGCCTATCTCCGTGTGGCTACGATGCTGATTCGAAAGTGCAGCGGGAGTTTCCTGGAGCATCTTCAAGAGGTGTTAACAAAAGAGCTCCACACTCCCACATGCAGGTtacag CTTGGATCGGCTGTGTTTCGTCAGGCTGCTGCTCGCTTTCTTTGTGACAAAGCTGTCAGAACAGGAGCTGCTGAGAAGGCAGACCAGGCTAGCCAGCTTCTGATGATGGAAGACCCTGACATTCGATTAGCGGTTGTCACCTGGATCGCTGAGGGACAGAGGTGGAAATGCACACCAATGTGGAACGTGCTGAAGAAAGCCTTAAAG GACAACCTGCAGACTGTGCTGGAGGAGAGGAGTGGGGAGCATCTGAAGGTCTACCTGGAGGCCTTTGTGGCGGTGACCGGAGTGACTGATCGGGAGGGGCAGATTGGAGGTGGTCCTGTCCCTCCGTCAGAGCCAGACACGGGGGAGTGTGTGGAGGCATTGCTGTCAATGCTGGAGCGCGCTCAGAGCAGCCCTGATCTTCTCTCTCATGCTCTCTGTGCCGCCAGCCTGCTGCTCGCGGTCAG CACGGAAGCTCCTCTGCTGGAGCGCTGGTGTGAGGTGTTGGAGAGGCACAGTGATCCCGATTCCACAGAGACCCTGAGACTGGCAGCAGCCAGGTCACTGCAGCTCGTCGGAGTCGCCCTGGTACACAAGGCGCTGAACACACCTGCGCCACACCCAGCCCTGGCTCGGAG GCTCGTGAACACTGGAGTTTACCTGTTACAAGATGAAGATCCGCAAGTGAGGGGAGAAGCTGCTAAGTTTGCCTCCCTGGTGAACTCTCTGTGGAGGAAGCTGCCAGGGGAGAGGAGCTGCCTCCACATTCAGAGCAGCAAGGGGCTGCTCTGCCTGTTTGAGCTGCTGCTGCAGGAGTTCGGGGCTGGCCTGGAGACCCTGGAGCTGTTCCTGTCTCATCTCCCTGAGTCAGACATGGGCAGTGTGCTGCAGGAGCTGGAGGAGCCAGA GTCTGTGAGCCTGTATGAACAGGACGAAGCCAACGTGTTTGCAGAGCCTGCTGTGATTTCACAGCTCCTGCTGCCGTACCTCCTACAGCTCACAGAGAAGCTGGCTTTCTCCTCAGACCATAGAGAACGTGTGGCACACTGGGTAACAACAAACACGGCAGGGATCTTGCAGAACATGGGCTGCTGCAAGCTGTGGTGCAGCCGAG GTGCTGCCGCTGCTCCCGGTCCTCTGGCCGCGCTGGGCTGCCCCCGGCTGCACTCTGCAGTGACCGCACTGTTTGTGAGAGCCACCGTCCTCCTTCATGCCATGGAGATCCTGGGAGAGGAGCAGGCAGCAAAGACAGGGAAAGGGACAGGGACAGGCTGCACACCTCAGAGACTGAGATCAGAGCTGGAGGAAACACACAGGCTGCTCACTCAACACGGGATCTTCGTACCACTGCTACATCTATAG
- the si:ch211-225b11.4 gene encoding thyroid adenoma-associated protein homolog isoform X4 produces the protein MEQRQQSAYCSSQTEQLEFCLGSLRVTVSAAVQDGVDRLAVTRALLTCGRKDILVHELASNGTCLLLDVLFPAVSCLCEENLDCHYYTFQVFSSWLQCVKECLEDIWEVTGTRLLTENSSLIQKLTQLIWNNAESPVEGVSEFVYNSFRVLLEIYRLECERFRDTEKPLYTSLLQRVTALPWQAKAKYFPLCALIPYLGTGKVLEHFTELPRHLLNCLSTNYLSPCASEVYKTMIQWQRQELCIEAGNTLLETELVQQWARHWLDTLTVALTSEVTLLQNNTSSYLLPWTLRTFPAAFEVLTASFNLSSPGHLRAWVTLLSAQRMVTAGPLPLEGAVLETLRLGLHSLDDAVRLGALGFLCCSPKTNQALTQLELSLLKEFLPLNLTCDSSPFRQLLQAAVKKALVRIRESCLACLRKGKANSKKGESTTETMEPVSVLSQGVEFVEWLAQLAVSSLAPGLNFQRKKTALLLLAAVLETCTDSWTPDKKKGQPPENMCALINWSRERGCWDFFTESNLLVLLGCLHDGTNEIRELTAELLGKFFPPCFPETLTADLLEHAGKAMCSPRVQEAQAGAIMMKIVYQKSETLCSLVKNNCKERNDSAQDVKSVSFLLYLLCELDDHYITATRDMLQAARTKPIHGVITTLQRYLVEVPDALISIQKATTNGQDILSRLVETVRKISMFLLGVLYGNQSSSSEEQEAPPSFADMGNAIQSLITQGRGLEQQDGGDAVLLSEEHSLILTCCWVSLKEIGILLGSLVEKALAPPTASTGSLLSIEDLKTIAKVFQEILLKCRHWGAVEGCCVGFTKFCSVLLNHHNPDVKAIPRRMLEQGLSVLSTPRSSSVTRRAAGLPMLILCIVVGEDASKSRPLLAHSMSVVLEIAGTPLPDDWDQTLDLQQVCAVHILQTLVRGSGLGVAMLQFATAMTILSLKALSSPCWAMRNAAIQLFSALCARMLGQRRSRDDSSAQNGMSPPAFFTHYPELKGFLLQELQRAGDPGQGSGEGRLRLIPSLHSVLTLLARLQPGVEDEARSLSVFLDPLLRLAGSPIYAVRVMAAKALVAMVSPSEHKTVLLRLAGELPGRKTPCSHNHLHGQLLQIEALLARALDTNELQPDAMQSLVLQFESRAWLVMSSQQCPLIRSAYLRVATMLIRKCSGSFLEHLQEVLTKELHTPTCRLQLGSAVFRQAAARFLCDKAVRTGAAEKADQASQLLMMEDPDIRLAVVTWIAEGQRWKCTPMWNVLKKALKDNLQTVLEERSGEHLKVYLEAFVAVTGVTDREGQIGGGPVPPSEPDTGECVEALLSMLERAQSSPDLLSHALCAASLLLAVSTEAPLLERWCEVLERHSDPDSTETLRLAAARSLQLVGVALVHKALNTPAPHPALARRLVNTGVYLLQDEDPQVRGEAAKFASLVNSLWRKLPGERSCLHIQSSKGLLCLFELLLQEFGAGLETLELFLSHLPESDMGSVLQELEEPESVSLYEQDEANVFAEPAVISQLLLPYLLQLTEKLAFSSDHRERVAHWVTTNTAGILQNMGCCKLWCSRGAAAAPGPLAALGCPRLHSAVTALFVRATVLLHAMEILGEEQAAKTGKGTGTGCTPQRLRSELEETHRLLTQHGIFVPLLHL, from the exons ATGGAGCAGAGGCAGCAGTCAGCCTATTGCAGCTCACAAACAGAG CAGCTGGAGTTCTGCCTGGGCAGTTTGAGGGTGACCGTGTCCGCTGCGGTGCAGGACGGTGTGGACAGGCTGGCTGTGACGAGAGCACTGCTCACCTGCGGCAGGAAGGACATCCTAGTGCACGAGCTGGCATCGAATGGG ACTTGCCTGCTGTTGGATGTCTTGTTCCCAGCTGTGTCTTGCTTGTGTGAGGAGAATCTGGACTGCCATTACTACACCTTCCAAG TGTTTTCTAGCTGGCTGCAATGCGTCAAGGAGTGTCTAGAGGATATctgggaggtgacagggacccgGCTGCTCACAGAGAACTCCAGCTTGATACAGAAATTGACCCAGCTAATCTGGAACAATGCAGAAAGCCCA GTTGAAGGCGTCTCTGAGTTTGTCTACAACTCGTTTCGTGTGCTCTTAGAGATTTATAGACTGGAGTGTGAGCGCTTCAGAGATACAGAAAAGCCCCTTTACACCTCCTTACTGCAACGGGTGACAGCCCTTCCCTGGCAGGCTAAAGCGAAATACTTCCCCCTCTGTGCTCTGATCCCATACCTCGGAACGGGCAAG GTCCTGGAGCATTTCACAGAGCTCCCCCGTCACCTTTTAAACTGCCTCTCCACCAATTACCTGTCTCCGTGCGCCTCTGAGGTCTACAAGACAATGATACAGTGGCAGAGGCAGGAGCTGTGCATTGAGGCAGGCAACACCCTATTGGAAACAGAGCTGGTACAGCAGTGGGCACGGCACTGGCTGGACACCCTGACCGTGGCCTTGACCTCCGAGGTAACCCTCCTGCAGAACAACACCTCCAGCTACCTCCTGCCCTGGACGCTGCGCACGTTCCCGGCTGCCTTCGAGGTCCTGACTGCCAGCTTCAACCTCTCGAGCCCCGGGCACCTCCGTGCATGGGTGACCCTGCTGAGCGCTCAGAGGATGGTGACCGCAGGCCCCCTGCCCCTAGAGGGTGCAGTGCTGGAGACACTGCGTCTCGGGCTGCACTCCCTGGACGATGCCGTGCGTCTGGGTGCCCTGGGCTTCCTCTGCTGCAGCCCCAAGACCAACCAGGCTCTGACGCAGCTGGAGCTGAGCCTGCTGAAAGAGTTCCTCCCCTTGAACCTGACCTGCGACTCGTCCCCCTTCCGGCAGCTACTCCAGGCCGCGGTGAAGAAGGCCCTCGTTCGAATCCGGGAGAGCTGCCTTGCCTGCCTCAGGAAGGGAAAAGCCAACAGCAAGAAAGGGGAGAGCACAACGGAAACCATGGAGCCAGTCAGTGTGCTGTCTCAGGGAGTAG AGTTTGTTGAGTGGCTGGCGCAGTTGGCGGTCTCCTCTCTGGCTCCGGGTCTCAACTTCCAGAGGAAGAAGACGGCACTGCTGCTGCTGGCAGCTGTGCTGGAGACCTGCACCGACAGCTGGACCCCAGACAAGAAGAAAGGGCAGCCGCCAG AGAACATGTGCGCTCTGATAAACTGGTCGAGGGAGAGGGGATGCTGGGACTTTTTCACCGAGTCCAATCTGCTGGTTCTTCTCGGCTGCTTGCACGATGGCACAAACGAG ATCCGAGAGCTGACCGCGGAGCTGCTTGGGAAGTTTTTCCCTCCTTGCTTTCCTGAAACCCTGACAGCCGACCTGCTAGAGCATGCTGGGAAGGCCATGTGCAGCCCCCGAGTGCAAGAAGCCCAGGCCGGAGCTATCATGATGAAGATTGTGTATCAAAA gtCGGAAACTCTTTGTTCACTTGTGAAGAACAATTGTAAAGAGAGGAATGATTCAGCACAAGATGTGAAATCAGTTTCGTTCCTGCTGTACCTGCTGTGTGAGTTAGATGACCATTACATCACAGCGACAAGGGATATGCTGCAGGCTGCTCGGACCAAACCAATTCACG GGGTTATCACTACTCTACAGAGATATTTAGTGGAAGTCCCAGATGCTCTTATTTCAATCCAAAAAGCAACAACAAACGGGCAAGATATACTCTCCAGATTAGTGGAGACAGTCCGGAAGATCAGCATGTTCCTTTTGGGGGTGCTGTATGGAAACCAGAGCAGTTCCTCTGAAGAACAAG AAGCGCCCCCTTCCTTCGCTGACATGGGAAACGCCATCCAGTCTCTGATCACTCAGGGGAGGGGGCTGGAGCAGCAGGATGGGGGCGACGCTGTGCTGCTGTCGGAGGAGCACAGCCTGATTCTCACTTGCTGCTGGGTCTCTCTGAAG gaaATTGGAATTTTGCTTGGCTCACTTGTGGAGAAAGCACTGGCGCCCCCTACTGCATCCACAGGGTCACTGCTCTCAATAGAGGATCTGAAGACAATAGCAAAAGTGTTTCAGGAGATCCTTCTGAAGTGTCGACACTGG GGAGCTGTGGAAGGATGCTGTGTTGGATTCACAAAGTTTTGCTCTGTCCTTCTGAATCATCATAACCCAGACGTGAAGGCCATCCCCAGACGCATGCTGGAGCAG GGCCTGTCGGTATTGAGCACTCCCCGGAGCTCCTCGGTCACACGGCGGGCCGCTGGTTTGCCGATGCTGATCCTGTGCATCGTAGTGGGAGAAGACGCCAGCAAGTCCCGTCCACTGCTGGCTCACAGCATGAGTGTGGTTCTGGAGATCGCAGGTACCCCTCTCCCTGACGACTGGGATCAGACCCTAGACCTGCAACAG gtttgTGCCGTGCATATTCTGCAGACTCTGGTGCGTGGCTCAGGACTAGGAGTAGCCATGTTACAGTTTGCTACTGCAATGACAATCCTGTCTTTGAAAGCGTTGAGCTCCCCCTGCTGGGCAATGAGGAATGCAGCGATCCAGCTCTTCA GTGCTCTGTGTGCTCGAATGCTGGGGCAGAGGCGTAGCCGGGATGACAGTTCTGCACAGAACGGGATGTCTCCCCCGGCGTTCTTCACCCACTACCCCGAGCTGAAGGGCTTCCTCCTGCAGGAGCTGCAGCGCGCCGGAGATCCTGGGCAGGGGTCTGGGGAGGGCAGGCTGCGTCTCATCCCCTCCCTGCACTCCGTGCTCACTCTGCTGGCCAGGCTGCAGCCTGGAGTTGAAGACGAAGCAAG atcgCTTTCGGTTTTTCTTGATCCCCTGCTCCGGCTGGCAGGCAGTCCTATCTACGCAGTGCGAGTCATGGCAGCCAAAGCTTTGGTCGCCATGGTGTCCCCATCCGAGCACAAGACTGTcctgctccgattggctggcgAGTTACCGGGCAGGAAGACCCCCTGCTCTCACAATCACCTGCATGGGCAGCTTCTCCAGATTGAGGCCTTGCTAGCCAGGGCCTTGGACACGAATGA ATTGCAGCCGGATGCCATGCAGTCCCTGGTGCTGCAGTTTGAATCCAGGGCATGGCTGGTGATGTCTTCCCAGCAGTGCCCTCTGATCCGCTCTGCCTATCTCCGTGTGGCTACGATGCTGATTCGAAAGTGCAGCGGGAGTTTCCTGGAGCATCTTCAAGAGGTGTTAACAAAAGAGCTCCACACTCCCACATGCAGGTtacag CTTGGATCGGCTGTGTTTCGTCAGGCTGCTGCTCGCTTTCTTTGTGACAAAGCTGTCAGAACAGGAGCTGCTGAGAAGGCAGACCAGGCTAGCCAGCTTCTGATGATGGAAGACCCTGACATTCGATTAGCGGTTGTCACCTGGATCGCTGAGGGACAGAGGTGGAAATGCACACCAATGTGGAACGTGCTGAAGAAAGCCTTAAAG GACAACCTGCAGACTGTGCTGGAGGAGAGGAGTGGGGAGCATCTGAAGGTCTACCTGGAGGCCTTTGTGGCGGTGACCGGAGTGACTGATCGGGAGGGGCAGATTGGAGGTGGTCCTGTCCCTCCGTCAGAGCCAGACACGGGGGAGTGTGTGGAGGCATTGCTGTCAATGCTGGAGCGCGCTCAGAGCAGCCCTGATCTTCTCTCTCATGCTCTCTGTGCCGCCAGCCTGCTGCTCGCGGTCAG CACGGAAGCTCCTCTGCTGGAGCGCTGGTGTGAGGTGTTGGAGAGGCACAGTGATCCCGATTCCACAGAGACCCTGAGACTGGCAGCAGCCAGGTCACTGCAGCTCGTCGGAGTCGCCCTGGTACACAAGGCGCTGAACACACCTGCGCCACACCCAGCCCTGGCTCGGAG GCTCGTGAACACTGGAGTTTACCTGTTACAAGATGAAGATCCGCAAGTGAGGGGAGAAGCTGCTAAGTTTGCCTCCCTGGTGAACTCTCTGTGGAGGAAGCTGCCAGGGGAGAGGAGCTGCCTCCACATTCAGAGCAGCAAGGGGCTGCTCTGCCTGTTTGAGCTGCTGCTGCAGGAGTTCGGGGCTGGCCTGGAGACCCTGGAGCTGTTCCTGTCTCATCTCCCTGAGTCAGACATGGGCAGTGTGCTGCAGGAGCTGGAGGAGCCAGA GTCTGTGAGCCTGTATGAACAGGACGAAGCCAACGTGTTTGCAGAGCCTGCTGTGATTTCACAGCTCCTGCTGCCGTACCTCCTACAGCTCACAGAGAAGCTGGCTTTCTCCTCAGACCATAGAGAACGTGTGGCACACTGGGTAACAACAAACACGGCAGGGATCTTGCAGAACATGGGCTGCTGCAAGCTGTGGTGCAGCCGAG GTGCTGCCGCTGCTCCCGGTCCTCTGGCCGCGCTGGGCTGCCCCCGGCTGCACTCTGCAGTGACCGCACTGTTTGTGAGAGCCACCGTCCTCCTTCATGCCATGGAGATCCTGGGAGAGGAGCAGGCAGCAAAGACAGGGAAAGGGACAGGGACAGGCTGCACACCTCAGAGACTGAGATCAGAGCTGGAGGAAACACACAGGCTGCTCACTCAACACGGGATCTTCGTACCACTGCTACATCTATAG